In Sphingobacterium zeae, one genomic interval encodes:
- a CDS encoding ribonuclease HII codes for MLLSYYQEEWIEAGCDEAGRGCLAGPVFAAAVIFPTDYHHELLNDSKQLSEKKRMALRPIIEREALAYAVASVSAEEIDRINIHNASYLAMHKALDLLKTKAEYIIVDGNRFIPYQQIPHTCIVKGDGKYLSIAAASILAKTYRDEYMNNIALAYPDYDWLNNKGYPTIKHRTAVLAHGSTPHHRKSFRITDPQLKLF; via the coding sequence ATGCTATTATCATATTATCAGGAAGAGTGGATAGAGGCTGGCTGTGACGAGGCGGGCCGCGGTTGTTTGGCAGGACCTGTTTTCGCTGCCGCGGTGATTTTCCCGACAGACTATCATCACGAGCTGCTTAATGATTCCAAACAACTAAGCGAGAAAAAAAGAATGGCACTACGGCCGATTATTGAACGTGAAGCCCTTGCTTATGCGGTTGCCAGTGTCTCAGCGGAAGAGATCGATCGCATAAATATTCACAATGCGAGCTACTTAGCCATGCACAAAGCTCTTGATCTCTTAAAGACAAAAGCGGAGTATATCATTGTCGATGGCAATAGGTTCATTCCTTATCAGCAAATTCCGCATACTTGTATTGTCAAGGGAGATGGCAAGTATCTATCCATCGCCGCAGCTTCAATTCTGGCTAAAACTTATCGCGATGAGTATATGAACAACATCGCATTAGCGTATCCAGATTACGACTGGCTCAACAACAAAGGGTATCCAACAATTAAGCACAGAACAGCTGTATTGGCACACGGCTCTACACCGCATCATAGAAAGAGCTTTAGAATAACCGATCCGCAGCTCAAATTATTCTAA
- a CDS encoding outer membrane beta-barrel protein, producing MRGYMLFLFSMLMGWTVYGQTKSVQGMLKDDKNRIVAGATVKLTSKLDSMTTGSNMAGIFIFDKVKADTFKITVSNLGFERFEQEFAIPKGESKHIIPSLTLQQNSQMLEEVVVDGVPTVVVKSDTLEYTMKDLKLRDGAVAEDALKKLQGVEVDKDGNVTAQGESVKRVRINGKDFFGGDVKTATQNLPANIIQKMQVIDDYGDMANVTGNKTGDSEKILNIQIDPKYNTGHMTTLRAGVGTEDRYQATGMWMGMREGEQISVLGNLNNTNAPLFDFSTVGGGARRGQGGGGRRGGGMFGGSDGLTKIGSIGLNYRKDFSDKLTVYGSYSFSHSNNTTLSQRFQENTLPNIMQTDSVTSNSNTIGDSHRFEANVEWKPTTKDYIKISPQFGYDNSDVTTGTNSLTYRSGAFNNSQVQDVFANSSAPRFGISGLYNHKFNDKGRNVFVNMNFNNAKTTKDQNAILDRLLADPNNANAPLDSIYEKTILEANNKSWNGGASVNYTEPVSEKGKVEFTYDFNKNKYDNSNKQQGFDRAEKLIAEDPKLNFDYNYDYSFTTHKVGANYLYSGDKITYSIGAAAQPSQLRGDAISSGLVVPIRRNNMNWMPIARFEYKFSRQSNITVNYSGTPNEPSVTQILPFDMSTNRTSIVIGNANLSPEFSHQLNVRFRKNDFQKGNNFFAFVNAGLTNNKIVSLSKSYFDDLIDYQTGQTNSTLVAETRYLNETSDKPFNVSSFYHYGKSLKEKTYNIMLMGGISYNKNIGYVSTEKDDDIGQKNVARNIVLNQGLMFRYNPSENLEINPGVRYQLNHTENSVTNRNTNVSSWTPTLIGSVNITKTTIFGADLSKQFNNGYGAGINANPFVINTYLEQKFLSQQRGTVRLQAFDLLNQQTNVSRTFSESMITDSRTNRLGRYFMILFTYKFQKFAMGNPEGENRFPGGMRPPRM from the coding sequence ATGAGAGGCTATATGCTTTTTTTGTTTAGTATGCTGATGGGGTGGACTGTTTATGGCCAGACGAAAAGTGTACAAGGTATGTTGAAAGACGACAAGAATCGAATTGTCGCAGGTGCAACGGTGAAGTTGACATCAAAGTTAGATTCCATGACTACAGGATCCAATATGGCGGGGATCTTCATCTTTGATAAAGTTAAAGCCGATACGTTTAAAATCACGGTTTCCAACCTTGGATTCGAACGTTTTGAGCAAGAATTTGCAATCCCTAAAGGTGAATCAAAGCACATTATTCCAAGTTTAACGCTACAACAGAACTCGCAGATGCTGGAGGAAGTGGTGGTTGATGGAGTCCCTACAGTTGTTGTCAAAAGTGATACCCTCGAATATACGATGAAAGATCTAAAGCTCCGCGATGGGGCTGTCGCCGAGGATGCTTTGAAGAAGTTACAAGGGGTCGAAGTAGATAAAGATGGTAATGTCACAGCACAGGGTGAATCCGTCAAGCGCGTTCGTATTAATGGAAAGGACTTTTTTGGTGGGGATGTTAAGACTGCGACGCAGAATCTGCCGGCCAATATTATTCAAAAAATGCAAGTCATTGACGATTATGGTGATATGGCGAATGTGACCGGCAATAAAACGGGTGATTCAGAAAAGATATTGAATATTCAAATTGACCCCAAATATAATACAGGTCATATGACCACACTTCGGGCGGGTGTGGGGACAGAAGATCGCTACCAGGCTACGGGGATGTGGATGGGTATGCGCGAAGGCGAACAAATTTCTGTATTGGGAAATTTAAATAACACCAATGCCCCATTATTTGATTTTAGTACCGTGGGTGGCGGTGCGCGTCGTGGCCAAGGTGGTGGCGGTCGCCGCGGTGGTGGTATGTTTGGCGGTTCGGACGGTTTGACTAAAATTGGCTCCATAGGACTGAATTACCGTAAAGACTTTAGTGATAAACTGACAGTTTACGGTAGTTATAGTTTTAGCCATAGCAATAATACCACGCTATCTCAACGGTTTCAGGAAAATACATTGCCAAATATTATGCAGACGGACAGTGTAACATCCAACTCGAACACCATTGGCGATAGCCATCGTTTTGAAGCTAATGTCGAATGGAAGCCAACTACAAAGGATTATATCAAAATTTCACCGCAGTTTGGATATGACAATAGCGATGTAACGACAGGTACCAATTCGCTTACTTACCGTAGTGGAGCATTCAATAATTCGCAGGTTCAAGATGTTTTTGCCAATTCCAGTGCACCAAGATTCGGTATTAGTGGATTGTACAACCATAAGTTCAACGATAAGGGGCGTAATGTCTTTGTAAATATGAACTTTAATAATGCAAAAACAACGAAAGATCAAAATGCAATCTTAGACAGGCTATTGGCTGATCCCAACAATGCAAATGCTCCTTTAGATTCAATTTATGAAAAAACGATCCTGGAAGCAAATAATAAAAGTTGGAATGGCGGGGCTTCGGTGAATTATACTGAACCTGTTTCTGAGAAGGGAAAAGTCGAATTTACCTATGACTTCAACAAAAATAAATATGACAATTCGAATAAACAACAAGGGTTTGATCGAGCTGAAAAACTTATTGCAGAAGATCCCAAATTGAATTTTGATTATAACTATGATTACTCCTTTACAACACATAAAGTTGGGGCAAACTATTTGTATAGTGGTGATAAAATAACCTATTCCATTGGTGCTGCAGCTCAACCTTCTCAATTGAGAGGTGATGCTATCAGCTCGGGATTAGTCGTTCCAATTCGTCGAAATAACATGAACTGGATGCCTATTGCGCGATTTGAATATAAGTTTTCTAGGCAATCGAATATTACCGTCAATTATTCCGGAACACCTAATGAGCCTTCGGTAACCCAGATCTTGCCGTTTGATATGAGTACAAACCGGACCAGTATCGTAATAGGTAATGCAAATTTGAGTCCGGAGTTCAGTCATCAACTGAATGTGAGATTTCGTAAGAATGATTTTCAAAAAGGGAACAATTTCTTCGCTTTTGTAAATGCTGGGCTGACCAACAATAAGATTGTAAGTTTGAGCAAAAGCTATTTTGATGATTTAATCGATTATCAAACAGGTCAGACAAACTCAACCTTAGTTGCCGAGACCCGTTATCTTAATGAAACAAGCGATAAACCATTTAATGTGAGTTCTTTTTACCACTATGGGAAATCCTTAAAAGAAAAAACATATAATATTATGTTGATGGGGGGAATATCCTATAACAAAAATATTGGATATGTATCTACGGAGAAAGATGATGACATCGGTCAAAAGAATGTTGCACGCAATATCGTGTTGAATCAGGGGTTGATGTTTAGATATAACCCTTCGGAAAACCTAGAAATTAATCCAGGCGTTCGCTATCAATTAAATCATACAGAAAACTCAGTGACAAATCGCAATACGAATGTTTCGTCCTGGACGCCGACCTTAATTGGTTCGGTCAATATTACAAAAACAACCATTTTCGGAGCAGATCTATCTAAACAGTTCAATAATGGGTATGGTGCTGGTATCAATGCAAATCCTTTTGTCATAAATACGTACCTGGAGCAGAAATTTTTAAGTCAGCAACGAGGGACTGTACGTCTACAGGCGTTTGACTTATTAAACCAGCAAACGAATGTCTCCCGTACCTTCAGTGAATCGATGATTACAGATAGCCGTACCAACCGTTTGGGACGATATTTTATGATTCTGTTTACCTATAAATTCCAAAAATTTGCGATGGGTAATCCAGAAGGAGAAAACAGATTTCCGGGCGGGATGAGACCTCCCCGTATGTAA
- a CDS encoding M16 family metallopeptidase has protein sequence MERTERDKLKEATTSLYCMEYEIIRLSNGIRVVFQYQNLPVTHVCMVINAGSRDESAGKYGVAHFIEHLLFKRTERRSTQQIINHLESVGGDLNAYTTKEYTCVHASILQPYLNRALDLFEDIFFHSTFPDLEMEKEKSVIVDEMASYLDSPEESIVDDFEDLVFQGSGLGHNILGLEDQLLALQKADIVDFMRTNYDTNEMVIGITGNYTLKEVERLLHKVFGTVPANTIERMRNDVRPLIQQHVTVGKPINQVHYMLGSLAYSYRDERKTGLLLLNNMLGGMGMGSILNLSIREKYGIAYTIESNYTIFSDTGLFSIYLGTDEEKVEKAKRLVFKELAKLSEQPLSETAVKRAKQKFIGQIALTEENRMSMIISAAKNVMDYDRVILLDEIIEKIQDLTSKQLLGIAQDVFDPKKMLSLSFVPED, from the coding sequence ATGGAGCGCACAGAAAGAGATAAACTAAAAGAAGCTACAACAAGCTTGTACTGCATGGAATACGAAATTATTAGACTTTCAAACGGAATACGCGTAGTATTTCAATATCAAAATTTACCGGTTACACATGTCTGTATGGTCATCAACGCGGGGTCTCGGGACGAGTCTGCTGGAAAATATGGTGTAGCCCATTTTATCGAACATCTTTTATTCAAACGTACTGAGAGACGCTCTACGCAACAGATAATAAATCATTTGGAATCCGTTGGCGGAGATCTGAACGCCTATACGACGAAGGAATATACCTGTGTACATGCTTCCATTCTACAGCCTTATTTAAATCGAGCGTTAGATCTTTTTGAAGATATCTTTTTTCATTCTACTTTTCCCGACTTAGAAATGGAAAAGGAGAAGTCGGTCATTGTTGATGAAATGGCTTCTTACCTGGACAGCCCGGAAGAGTCTATTGTAGACGATTTTGAAGATCTTGTCTTTCAGGGATCGGGACTGGGACATAATATTTTAGGATTGGAAGATCAGCTGCTCGCACTGCAAAAGGCAGATATCGTTGATTTTATGCGGACGAATTATGATACAAATGAAATGGTTATTGGTATCACTGGGAATTATACGCTAAAGGAAGTGGAACGATTGCTGCACAAAGTGTTCGGCACGGTTCCCGCAAATACGATAGAGCGGATGCGAAATGATGTAAGACCGCTCATTCAGCAGCATGTTACCGTAGGCAAACCAATCAATCAAGTGCATTATATGCTCGGTTCATTGGCTTATAGTTATCGTGATGAGCGTAAAACGGGGCTGCTGCTTTTGAATAATATGCTTGGTGGAATGGGAATGGGATCCATTCTGAATCTTTCCATACGGGAGAAATATGGAATAGCTTATACCATTGAATCTAATTATACTATTTTTTCAGATACAGGATTATTTAGTATTTACCTTGGTACAGATGAAGAAAAGGTCGAAAAAGCGAAGAGGCTCGTGTTTAAAGAACTCGCTAAGCTGAGCGAGCAACCGCTGTCTGAAACTGCTGTAAAAAGAGCGAAGCAAAAATTTATTGGGCAAATTGCTTTGACCGAAGAAAATCGTATGAGTATGATTATCTCTGCTGCGAAAAACGTGATGGACTATGATCGTGTGATCTTGTTGGACGAGATCATTGAAAAAATTCAGGACTTGACTAGCAAACAACTATTAGGAATTGCACAAGATGTATTTGATCCGAAGAAGATGTTGTCGCTTAGTTTTGTTCCCGAGGACTAA
- the fabD gene encoding ACP S-malonyltransferase, whose product MKTAYVFPGQGAQFVGMGQDLYNLNDETKALFEQANDILGFRITDIMFSGTDEELKQTKVTQPAIFLHSVILAKALGDSFQPDMVAGHSLGEFSALVAAGALSFENGLKLVAQRANAMQKACELQPSTMAAILGLEDVVVEDICAQVDEVVVAANYNCPGQLVISGSIEGVDKACALLTEAGAKRALKLNVGGAFHSPLMESAKVELQAAIEAVEVLSPSCPIYQNIDAKPQTDPVVIKQNLIAQLTGAVRWTQTVQNMLADGATAFVEVGPGNVLQGLVKKVDRQVQTSAASVTG is encoded by the coding sequence ATGAAAACAGCATATGTATTTCCTGGTCAAGGAGCCCAATTTGTTGGAATGGGACAAGACCTGTATAATTTGAATGATGAAACGAAAGCTTTGTTCGAACAGGCAAACGATATTTTAGGGTTTCGCATCACGGATATTATGTTTTCCGGTACAGATGAGGAATTGAAACAAACGAAAGTAACCCAACCAGCTATTTTTTTGCATTCGGTCATTTTGGCGAAAGCATTGGGAGATTCTTTTCAGCCTGACATGGTTGCTGGTCATTCTTTGGGCGAATTTTCGGCTTTGGTGGCCGCAGGTGCATTGAGTTTTGAAAATGGGTTGAAATTGGTCGCACAACGTGCCAACGCGATGCAAAAAGCATGTGAGCTTCAGCCATCAACGATGGCTGCTATATTAGGTCTGGAAGATGTTGTGGTGGAGGATATCTGCGCTCAGGTTGATGAAGTTGTTGTGGCTGCAAATTATAACTGCCCTGGACAATTGGTTATTTCGGGATCTATCGAAGGTGTGGATAAGGCTTGTGCTTTGTTGACCGAGGCTGGTGCTAAGCGGGCATTAAAACTAAATGTAGGTGGCGCATTCCACTCCCCATTGATGGAATCAGCTAAAGTCGAATTGCAAGCAGCTATTGAGGCGGTAGAGGTGTTGTCGCCTAGCTGTCCGATTTATCAAAATATTGATGCTAAACCACAGACAGATCCAGTGGTTATCAAGCAAAATTTGATCGCACAACTAACGGGGGCTGTTCGATGGACACAAACGGTACAAAATATGTTGGCCGATGGTGCGACGGCATTTGTTGAAGTTGGACCTGGTAATGTATTACAAGGATTGGTCAAAAAAGTCGATCGTCAGGTACAAACTTCTGCGGCTTCAGTAACTGGCTAA
- a CDS encoding RDD family protein yields MNKLEINTAQNVKIEYNLASLGSRMIAFAIDYFIIVCYYFFCFFLLDTLNITSNDPYLFYGIMMALTLPAFFYTLITETAFGGQTVGKKIMKIKVVKLDGSRANFYQYLSRWSLSIVDIWMTMGGVAITSIVLSKNGQRIGDIAGETSVISLKPALKLSDTIYEETLDNHPILFPQVIKLSDKDANSIKEIYQTAFDRRDVGILTALVQRLEKVMDVKHPDVMTPNDFVLQVMKDHYTMFKDK; encoded by the coding sequence ATGAATAAGCTTGAGATAAATACAGCACAAAATGTAAAAATCGAATATAATCTTGCCAGTCTTGGCTCAAGAATGATAGCCTTTGCAATAGACTATTTCATTATAGTCTGCTATTATTTCTTTTGTTTCTTCCTCTTGGACACTTTAAATATCACCAGTAATGACCCCTATCTGTTTTATGGGATCATGATGGCACTGACTCTACCGGCTTTTTTTTATACGTTGATTACCGAAACGGCCTTTGGCGGGCAAACGGTGGGCAAGAAAATAATGAAAATAAAAGTTGTTAAGCTCGACGGTTCACGGGCCAACTTTTATCAGTACTTGTCCAGATGGAGTTTATCTATCGTAGATATTTGGATGACAATGGGTGGAGTCGCCATTACATCAATCGTATTATCAAAAAATGGGCAACGCATTGGAGATATTGCCGGAGAAACATCTGTTATTAGTCTCAAACCAGCCTTAAAATTGAGCGACACCATCTATGAGGAAACATTAGATAATCATCCGATTTTATTTCCTCAAGTAATAAAACTGAGTGACAAAGATGCCAACTCGATTAAAGAGATTTATCAGACAGCTTTTGACAGAAGAGATGTGGGAATTTTAACGGCGTTGGTTCAACGTCTGGAAAAAGTCATGGACGTTAAACACCCTGATGTAATGACTCCCAATGATTTTGTCTTACAGGTGATGAAAGATCATTATACCATGTTTAAAGATAAATAA
- a CDS encoding stage II sporulation protein M, with amino-acid sequence MREASFVERNKEKWTLIENNLSINTAVDPDELASNYIELTNDLAYAQTFYPESKVKVYLNELAVNAHQKIYKDQKASNNKFKSFLNEEIPQAIWCIRRPLLYSFLIFVLASIIGFLSSVYDIDFVRLILGDFYVDSTIESIKAGDPAAVYGKGSNFGSAIWITINNVRVAFMAFAAGLFFSVGTGYVLFSNGIMLGAFHHMFFQYGVMGKAMSAIWIHGTIEISVIIVAGGCGLALGNSILFPKSFTRLTSFVRTAKIAMKVLVSTIPFFIIAGTLEGFVTRYYNVSIWLCALIIVLSLLAILYFYVINPYRLAKRFQWK; translated from the coding sequence ATGAGAGAAGCATCATTTGTAGAACGAAATAAAGAAAAATGGACGTTAATTGAAAATAATTTGTCAATTAATACAGCGGTTGATCCGGATGAGCTTGCCTCAAATTATATTGAGTTAACAAATGATCTGGCTTATGCGCAAACTTTCTATCCTGAGAGTAAAGTGAAGGTTTACTTAAATGAATTGGCGGTGAATGCGCATCAGAAAATCTATAAAGATCAAAAAGCTTCCAATAATAAGTTTAAATCTTTTCTTAATGAAGAGATACCACAAGCAATTTGGTGTATTCGTAGGCCGCTTTTGTATTCCTTCTTAATTTTTGTTCTGGCTTCAATTATCGGTTTTTTGTCGTCTGTATACGATATTGATTTTGTTCGTCTTATTTTAGGCGACTTCTATGTGGATTCAACGATAGAAAGTATAAAAGCAGGCGATCCTGCTGCGGTATACGGAAAGGGAAGCAATTTTGGTTCGGCAATTTGGATTACGATTAATAATGTGCGTGTTGCTTTTATGGCTTTCGCTGCCGGACTATTTTTTAGTGTTGGGACGGGATATGTCTTGTTTAGCAATGGTATTATGCTAGGTGCATTTCATCATATGTTTTTCCAATATGGCGTTATGGGGAAGGCTATGTCAGCAATCTGGATCCATGGTACCATAGAGATCTCGGTAATTATTGTGGCCGGTGGATGCGGATTAGCACTCGGTAATAGTATCTTATTTCCAAAATCTTTTACCCGTTTAACTTCTTTTGTCCGTACGGCAAAGATTGCGATGAAAGTGTTGGTCAGCACAATTCCTTTTTTTATTATTGCGGGTACATTGGAAGGCTTTGTAACAAGATATTATAATGTTTCAATTTGGTTATGTGCATTAATTATCGTTTTATCGCTACTGGCAATCCTCTATTTTTACGTTATTAACCCATATCGACTAGCAAAACGATTTCAATGGAAATAA
- a CDS encoding ABC transporter permease, protein MEINFEFQKERKVGDFVQSFIDLFKLIYRHFVSTIFGLSAVPLAGIALVYYFLSTKITFSANSDSFEDIDALTWAGLLIVALTALGLYVYGISIEYFLLLKERKSTAFSGVEVLKNFRSNLGKYFMFLIAMILALIVVFIPLAIVAAICAFIPFVGSFAIGILASMVGIWLFCSFLFYREGYSDLGSCFTDAYVMLSKKLIQYGIATYIVNFIFQMAVMMISIVPLVIMGVTVIQLPRNRCCFF, encoded by the coding sequence ATGGAAATAAACTTTGAATTTCAAAAAGAACGGAAGGTAGGGGACTTTGTGCAAAGCTTTATAGATCTTTTTAAATTGATCTATAGGCATTTTGTATCTACTATTTTTGGTTTATCTGCTGTTCCCCTAGCCGGGATTGCTTTGGTTTATTATTTTCTGTCTACAAAAATTACGTTCTCTGCTAATAGTGATTCTTTTGAAGACATCGATGCTCTGACTTGGGCTGGTTTACTTATTGTGGCGCTGACCGCTTTGGGACTGTACGTTTACGGTATTTCTATCGAATATTTTCTACTGCTAAAGGAGCGCAAGAGTACAGCATTTTCGGGTGTGGAAGTACTGAAGAATTTTAGATCAAACCTTGGGAAATACTTTATGTTTTTGATTGCCATGATATTGGCATTAATTGTCGTGTTTATTCCCTTGGCCATCGTAGCTGCGATTTGTGCATTTATCCCTTTTGTCGGAAGTTTTGCTATCGGAATATTGGCGTCCATGGTTGGTATTTGGTTATTTTGCTCATTTTTATTTTATCGCGAAGGCTATTCGGATCTCGGAAGCTGTTTTACAGATGCCTATGTGATGCTAAGCAAAAAATTGATTCAGTATGGTATTGCTACCTATATCGTAAATTTTATTTTCCAAATGGCTGTGATGATGATTTCTATTGTACCATTGGTTATCATGGGGGTTACTGTCATTCAACTTCCTCGGAATAGATGCTGCTTTTTTTGA
- a CDS encoding DUF4129 domain-containing protein, translated as MMYACDPKPNNVDSDSKSADSLYVQRDSTLVTADSVAIDSITLKAPNGQQRKDEIDLWDPTLFDSIPKYTEERSFRMDPYQDIIKRYETDDFVYSENIKDRVSALQRILARLADWIGSITPDNPYKFREEFGYVFAFLAVIALAFILYKVLYNKNQYFIKHREEESELDVLAYVERNLMNSNLEPYIEEAITTKNYALAIRYLQLLNIQKLAHADHIKWKQSKTNAEFAQEIRNEQLRRGFLECARIFDYVWFGQFELTEANFTQYQQLFTQYQNQIK; from the coding sequence ATGATGTATGCTTGTGATCCGAAACCGAACAACGTAGATTCCGACAGCAAGAGTGCCGATTCGCTCTATGTACAAAGAGATTCTACCTTAGTGACCGCCGATTCTGTTGCTATTGACTCGATAACTTTAAAAGCACCAAATGGCCAACAGAGAAAAGATGAAATTGATCTGTGGGATCCAACATTATTTGACTCCATTCCAAAATATACCGAAGAGCGTTCGTTTAGAATGGATCCTTATCAGGATATCATCAAAAGGTACGAGACGGACGATTTTGTTTATTCAGAGAATATTAAAGATCGGGTAAGTGCGTTACAGCGGATTCTTGCCAGGCTCGCGGATTGGATTGGGAGCATCACCCCAGATAATCCTTATAAATTTCGGGAAGAATTTGGATATGTTTTTGCTTTTTTAGCTGTTATCGCATTAGCCTTTATCCTCTATAAAGTACTTTACAACAAGAATCAATATTTTATCAAACATCGTGAGGAAGAAAGCGAATTGGACGTTTTAGCTTATGTAGAGCGAAATCTAATGAATAGTAACCTAGAACCGTATATTGAGGAAGCTATTACAACTAAAAATTATGCATTGGCAATTCGGTACTTACAGCTGCTCAATATTCAAAAGTTGGCTCATGCTGATCATATCAAGTGGAAGCAGAGTAAGACAAATGCTGAATTTGCACAGGAAATACGGAATGAACAACTTCGTCGGGGATTTTTGGAGTGTGCACGGATTTTTGATTATGTCTGGTTTGGTCAGTTTGAATTGACGGAAGCTAATTTTACCCAATATCAGCAATTGTTTACCCAATATCAAAATCAAATTAAATGA
- a CDS encoding DUF4350 domain-containing protein — translation MKGSVKFGLILFAVVLVLIALIDATSKKPIIWDRTFDAKDKNPFGAYVLRQELKHIIDQKNTTIERPLYEYLDSAKKTDANLFFYTSYFSMGEAAEDKLLDYVNRGGKAMIVAEAIDRYILDSLGVETDSFYGYKKGVNIKNQVRVRLMNDNNKIHYGKSELGEVFKKLPKNATILGAITYKEFALPNFVAIQFGKGTIYLHLTPDLFGNYYLLNSASQYAYVAKSLSYLDDKPIAWYDFKANMDQYRTPLRVLLLNDGLRQAWYILLAGLVFLLVFRSRREQRAVAVVAPEPNLSKDFCETIATLYYENGVPGNMVAKKIDYFLHSLRNRFHLDTLALRENDFSEELAERSGVSLVETQSLIKLIVRMQDAKQHDLVDLKLINDTIEEFKHKAKMI, via the coding sequence ATGAAAGGATCGGTAAAATTTGGATTGATATTATTCGCAGTCGTTTTGGTGCTCATTGCGCTAATCGATGCCACAAGTAAAAAACCGATTATATGGGATCGCACATTTGATGCAAAAGATAAAAATCCCTTTGGAGCCTATGTGCTACGTCAAGAACTTAAGCATATCATCGATCAAAAGAATACAACGATTGAGCGACCATTGTACGAGTATCTGGACAGCGCAAAGAAAACGGACGCTAACCTGTTTTTTTATACCTCTTATTTTTCAATGGGTGAAGCTGCAGAAGATAAATTATTGGATTATGTGAATCGGGGAGGGAAGGCAATGATTGTCGCTGAGGCGATTGATCGTTATATTTTGGATTCCTTGGGGGTAGAAACGGATAGTTTCTATGGCTACAAAAAAGGGGTAAATATAAAAAACCAAGTACGCGTTCGGCTAATGAATGATAACAATAAAATTCATTACGGCAAATCGGAGCTTGGTGAAGTATTCAAAAAACTTCCTAAAAATGCAACTATTTTAGGTGCGATTACCTATAAAGAATTTGCACTACCTAACTTCGTGGCGATTCAATTTGGTAAAGGAACAATTTATCTGCATCTGACCCCGGATTTATTTGGAAATTATTACCTGCTGAACTCGGCGTCGCAATATGCTTATGTTGCCAAATCATTATCGTATTTAGATGATAAGCCGATCGCGTGGTATGATTTTAAAGCAAATATGGATCAGTATCGTACGCCTTTGCGTGTATTGCTTCTAAATGATGGTCTTCGGCAAGCCTGGTATATTTTGTTGGCGGGACTGGTTTTTTTACTTGTGTTTAGAAGTAGGCGTGAACAGCGTGCAGTGGCGGTAGTGGCTCCTGAGCCGAACCTATCAAAGGATTTTTGTGAAACGATTGCTACTTTATATTATGAAAATGGTGTACCCGGGAATATGGTTGCCAAAAAGATAGATTACTTTCTTCACAGCCTTAGGAACCGTTTTCATTTAGATACGTTGGCGTTGCGTGAAAACGACTTCAGTGAAGAACTGGCTGAACGGTCTGGAGTTTCTCTTGTGGAGACACAAAGTTTGATCAAGTTGATTGTACGCATGCAGGATGCTAAACAACATGACTTGGTCGATCTTAAATTGATTAATGATACTATAGAAGAGTTTAAACATAAAGCAAAAATGATATGA